The Nocardia arthritidis genome has a window encoding:
- a CDS encoding DUF2461 family protein, translated as MKGRFTGWSDAAFDVLLRLEGVPSTHVRAAVRNDRERLVRQPMVALLEELATVSSIFEDHSVSHFRTNPWWWQHQCAVARLGRNIEISLRFDLDGLRIQGAWWYPDSCQVDSFRAAVADDVAGSQLQEIIENLEERGFGIEGDVMSRVPRGYPRNHPRADLLRHRSVLAIEHLGCDEWLYTPTVIDRVLAATDELYPLMSWLVDHVGSASNSG; from the coding sequence GTGAAAGGTCGCTTCACGGGCTGGTCGGATGCCGCGTTCGATGTTCTATTGCGTCTGGAGGGTGTCCCCTCGACGCACGTTCGGGCGGCGGTGCGCAATGATCGTGAACGTCTGGTTCGGCAGCCAATGGTCGCGTTGCTTGAAGAGCTGGCCACCGTGTCAAGCATATTCGAGGATCACTCGGTCTCGCATTTCCGTACTAATCCGTGGTGGTGGCAGCACCAATGCGCGGTTGCCCGGCTGGGGCGAAATATAGAAATTAGCCTACGTTTCGATCTCGATGGTCTGCGGATACAAGGTGCATGGTGGTATCCGGACTCATGTCAAGTCGATAGCTTTCGAGCGGCTGTGGCAGACGATGTGGCTGGCAGTCAGCTTCAGGAGATTATCGAGAACTTGGAAGAACGTGGATTCGGGATCGAAGGCGATGTAATGAGTCGAGTTCCGCGAGGCTACCCGCGGAATCACCCACGGGCAGACTTATTACGTCATCGCTCGGTGCTGGCTATTGAGCACCTTGGCTGCGATGAATGGCTATACACGCCCACCGTAATCGATCGGGTGCTCGCCGCAACTGATGAGCTCTACCCATTAATGTCCTGGCTAGTCGATCATGTCGGCAGTGCTTCGAATAGCGGTTGA
- a CDS encoding aminotransferase class I/II-fold pyridoxal phosphate-dependent enzyme — MRRQFDEELLLPLEEFAQLHRYTVRAAGVDLIDLSYPNPLFHRDVRARELLQEIAEKLEPRSLQYTPFGGATVVRRRIAASLKWTGLCFGYRDVVLTPGATAALCVALFALFQPGDEIILVTPCWMDYPIYLKRFGLVARMVASRPDKRLDLDAVSAACSTRTAGIIVSQPSCPTGVLMTAAELSGLAEVLTAATAYGRTAPVLISDEVHRDQTWADVTFSTPLSYYPAALSVYSFGKAWSMQGQRTGYIALSPNFPDGNEVRLQLERAMRVTGFCAPTALMQAVAGALAGMQPHREGLAFDQQVFRRGLDELGYRVTPGQGSCFIYAECPGGDDIEFVRKAAREGLLIMPSSIFYEPGYFRLALNVGADRVDDVMERLSCVVS; from the coding sequence ATGAGGCGTCAATTCGACGAGGAGCTATTACTTCCTTTGGAGGAGTTCGCTCAACTCCATCGGTATACTGTCCGAGCCGCGGGCGTCGATCTAATCGACCTTTCCTATCCTAACCCGCTCTTTCACCGCGACGTCCGAGCGCGCGAACTGCTACAAGAAATCGCTGAAAAGCTAGAACCACGTTCATTGCAATACACTCCGTTTGGAGGCGCGACGGTTGTACGTCGGAGGATTGCGGCTTCGCTTAAATGGACTGGATTGTGTTTCGGGTATAGAGACGTGGTACTGACGCCGGGTGCGACTGCAGCATTGTGCGTTGCATTGTTCGCACTATTTCAGCCAGGCGACGAAATCATCCTTGTGACGCCCTGTTGGATGGACTACCCGATCTATTTGAAACGCTTCGGGCTCGTGGCCCGCATGGTGGCGTCCAGGCCGGACAAGCGCCTGGATCTCGATGCCGTATCCGCTGCTTGCAGCACGCGGACGGCAGGGATAATAGTGAGCCAACCGTCCTGTCCAACAGGTGTTCTGATGACGGCTGCAGAACTTTCTGGTTTGGCAGAGGTATTAACGGCCGCTACTGCATATGGGCGGACCGCGCCGGTCCTGATTAGTGACGAGGTGCATCGCGACCAGACGTGGGCTGACGTTACGTTTAGCACCCCGCTCAGCTATTACCCTGCAGCGCTGAGTGTATATTCCTTTGGTAAGGCATGGTCCATGCAGGGACAACGGACAGGATACATCGCCCTGTCGCCGAATTTTCCGGATGGTAACGAGGTACGCCTACAGCTTGAGCGAGCAATGCGTGTTACCGGGTTCTGCGCACCGACTGCGCTTATGCAAGCGGTTGCCGGCGCTCTGGCGGGAATGCAGCCACACCGAGAAGGCTTGGCTTTCGACCAACAGGTCTTTAGGCGGGGGCTTGACGAACTGGGCTACAGGGTCACGCCGGGACAGGGGTCGTGCTTCATCTACGCGGAGTGCCCAGGTGGCGATGATATCGAATTTGTCCGGAAGGCGGCTCGGGAAGGTCTGCTGATCATGCCGTCAAGCATATTTTATGAGCCTGGATATTTTCGGCTTGCTCTTAATGTTGGTGCAGATCGCGTCGATGACGTCATGGAACGGTTGTCCTGCGTCGTTAGTTAG
- the mobF gene encoding MobF family relaxase, with protein sequence MTLHRLHSGDGYEYLTQQVATGDRTRDRTRDLTDYYTAYGCPPGQWFGRGAAALGLSGEVTEQQMQLLFGEGMHPDANRIITEALADGKSIADAIADASLGTNFYQFSSSTPISELLDRMVVAFTEKNERRPTYDERMMLRTEATRTHLTAELGTDPSTEAIEDALAQEQVKSRKAVAGFDCVFTPQKSIAILWGLADDEVRRVIWECHEEAMRETLEWAEQRYAVTRRGHNGVRQIDANGFAVALFRHYDSRTGDPLPHTHATISTKVQGSDGKWSSLDARPLYGGAVALSCRYNAMIVGKLWRRLGLRFQERSRGRGKQPVLEIVGISDAMIEFFSQRRTAIIARTEQLLAAYRRAHGHNPDKRAQAKLAQQATLETRDAKAEPHSLRDMMAGWDRRVRGFLGDGRDARRFVTDLLEQHRLNEHPATFDARRVAIAAGVAVGGASVVARSDDTHLAAAIERAVDECIALRIGDRAPAIAQVRELLLSRDDDELLADIDDAFTATQRRTYDPKRIAEEVTATIARRRATWTEANIYSAADERVGLCDFDSDIAQRAAVEEIVQTVRDGHSIQLTVDPDPVPAAIARRNGESEFTVTGAIRYTSEEVLAAERRLLDAANTATEYYLSHAAVDEAIAEVERSQPRRRRRLNAAQRAIAHHLCTSGMALTAAIGPAGSGKTTAMKVVSRAWQASGRSVLALGPSKNAARELGNSIGVRGSTVARILTLAKYRLPTGITPGAMLLVDEAAMAATHDLDQLQRLAHQHGAVVRWVGDPHQLSAVESGGALRLVAADTRAPTLMTIVRFKSAAEAAATLAVRAGDTEAAWEFYSDAGRVTSGMVDELRERILTDHLADIAAGKSSLMLAATLDDVAALNLAAQAAHTMSGRVDITRGSVRMSDSAAGYVGDVVVTRLNDNRLRITGGKRRGSGIDNGDLWRIRKVHGDGSITVLGVNHRGSVRLTADYTAANVELGYASTVHRSQGSTVDRCRLLINATLGRALAYVGLTRGAESNHIYQAIDALDPTCEQQPEDPITGQQMFAKVLAREDDNLTATETMRLEQDRIDDPARLRGIYDHITQLLADARSRRLLDRALPVVLYRDAETSDRFQTLLDTIALADQHRLDSRALVADITTNNGQDLGDSLATARDVAAVLCARADDWIAQHLTPATAAVSTSTDTLTADTSDDPTLFAAAAAINRREVLAQSGRFRALRDAPVTGCPPVPSRHPGVDTELADLADELRRRLTGSPGPAATVGTPDAPDPESDRDNFTRRMRIQRLNRLRRDHEHYIKQLSDERGRYLLYRALPVVVYREAACSRHFAALLDAITRAEATGLNSNTLIGSITTDDFTDFGTALLGTRDPASLLADRAQRWVARETANRRTDAAIATGAVKLETLALTDDASTTTELISAVGAANWLTEHAALIPSGTPPPTLSPPPPSFPGIDQRLVDFAAELRKRIADEEHRLRDSDRAAVLARLGAPTASQPVADPPDPYVDKPSPSPDIVCTPTLTRRDDASTDPGSASDDAAQDVQRRRRLPRRQRSLPVRRRRRRL encoded by the coding sequence ATGACACTTCACCGACTGCATTCCGGTGACGGCTACGAGTACTTGACCCAGCAGGTCGCTACGGGCGACCGTACGCGGGATCGAACTCGTGACCTCACCGATTACTACACCGCGTACGGGTGCCCACCGGGCCAGTGGTTCGGGCGCGGCGCAGCCGCGCTGGGTTTATCGGGCGAGGTGACCGAACAGCAGATGCAATTGTTGTTCGGCGAGGGAATGCACCCGGACGCGAATCGCATCATCACGGAGGCATTGGCCGACGGAAAGTCGATAGCCGACGCGATCGCCGACGCCAGTTTGGGTACGAATTTCTATCAATTCTCCTCTTCAACGCCGATATCGGAATTGCTGGATCGGATGGTGGTCGCGTTCACCGAGAAGAACGAGCGGCGACCGACCTACGACGAGCGGATGATGCTGCGCACCGAGGCCACCCGCACGCACCTGACCGCCGAACTCGGCACCGACCCGTCAACCGAGGCCATCGAGGACGCGCTCGCCCAGGAGCAAGTGAAGTCGCGTAAGGCCGTCGCCGGCTTCGACTGCGTCTTCACCCCGCAAAAATCGATCGCGATCCTGTGGGGCTTGGCCGACGACGAGGTGCGCCGCGTCATTTGGGAATGCCACGAGGAAGCGATGCGCGAGACCCTGGAGTGGGCCGAGCAGCGGTACGCGGTCACGCGCCGTGGCCACAACGGCGTTCGGCAGATCGACGCGAACGGGTTCGCTGTCGCATTGTTCCGTCACTACGACTCGCGCACGGGTGACCCGTTACCGCACACGCACGCGACCATCTCTACCAAGGTCCAGGGCAGCGACGGCAAATGGTCCTCGCTGGACGCCCGGCCTCTCTACGGCGGCGCGGTGGCGTTATCATGCCGCTACAACGCGATGATCGTCGGCAAGCTGTGGCGCCGTCTGGGGTTGCGGTTCCAGGAACGCTCCCGTGGCCGCGGCAAGCAACCGGTGCTCGAGATCGTCGGCATCTCCGATGCAATGATCGAGTTCTTCTCCCAGCGCCGCACCGCGATCATCGCCCGCACCGAACAACTCCTCGCCGCGTACCGGCGAGCACACGGCCACAATCCCGACAAGCGCGCCCAGGCCAAGTTGGCGCAACAGGCGACGCTGGAAACCCGGGACGCCAAAGCCGAACCACACAGCCTGCGCGACATGATGGCCGGTTGGGATCGCCGGGTCCGCGGTTTCCTCGGCGACGGCCGCGACGCACGACGGTTCGTCACCGATCTCCTCGAACAACACCGGCTCAATGAGCATCCGGCCACGTTCGACGCCCGCCGAGTCGCTATCGCCGCGGGCGTGGCCGTCGGCGGCGCATCCGTAGTTGCGCGATCCGACGACACACACCTGGCCGCCGCGATCGAGCGCGCCGTGGACGAATGCATCGCGCTGCGCATCGGCGACCGCGCCCCGGCCATCGCGCAGGTTCGGGAACTGCTGCTGTCACGCGACGATGACGAGTTGCTCGCCGACATCGACGACGCATTCACCGCCACCCAACGCAGAACATACGACCCGAAACGAATCGCCGAAGAAGTCACGGCCACGATCGCGCGACGTCGGGCGACCTGGACCGAGGCCAACATCTATTCCGCCGCCGACGAACGCGTCGGTCTGTGTGATTTCGACAGCGACATCGCGCAACGCGCCGCCGTCGAGGAAATCGTGCAGACCGTACGTGACGGACACAGCATCCAATTGACCGTCGACCCGGACCCGGTGCCCGCGGCCATCGCGCGGCGCAACGGGGAAAGCGAATTCACCGTCACCGGAGCGATCCGCTACACCAGCGAAGAAGTCCTCGCCGCCGAACGCCGTCTGCTGGACGCGGCCAACACCGCCACCGAGTATTACCTGTCCCACGCCGCGGTCGACGAGGCCATCGCCGAAGTCGAACGGTCCCAACCTCGGCGGCGTCGCCGGCTCAACGCCGCGCAGCGCGCGATCGCGCATCATCTCTGCACGTCAGGGATGGCGTTGACCGCCGCCATCGGCCCCGCCGGCAGCGGCAAGACCACCGCGATGAAGGTCGTCTCCCGCGCGTGGCAAGCCAGCGGAAGGTCCGTGCTGGCGCTGGGTCCGTCGAAGAACGCGGCCCGTGAACTCGGCAACAGCATCGGCGTGCGCGGCTCCACCGTCGCCCGGATCCTGACCTTGGCCAAGTACAGGTTGCCCACCGGCATCACCCCGGGCGCGATGCTGCTTGTGGACGAAGCCGCGATGGCGGCCACCCACGACCTCGACCAGCTGCAACGCCTCGCCCACCAGCACGGCGCGGTCGTGCGATGGGTCGGCGACCCGCACCAGCTGTCGGCCGTCGAGTCCGGTGGCGCACTGCGTCTCGTTGCCGCCGACACCCGCGCACCGACGCTGATGACGATCGTCCGATTCAAGTCCGCTGCTGAGGCCGCGGCCACATTGGCGGTCCGTGCCGGCGACACGGAAGCGGCGTGGGAGTTCTACAGCGATGCCGGACGGGTCACCTCCGGGATGGTCGACGAGCTGCGTGAGCGCATCCTGACCGATCATCTCGCCGACATCGCCGCTGGCAAATCCTCGTTGATGCTCGCCGCCACGCTCGATGACGTGGCCGCCTTGAACCTCGCCGCCCAAGCGGCGCACACCATGTCCGGACGTGTCGACATAACGCGCGGCTCGGTGCGGATGTCCGACAGCGCTGCCGGTTATGTCGGCGACGTCGTCGTGACTCGTCTCAACGACAACCGGTTGCGGATCACCGGCGGCAAACGCCGCGGCAGCGGTATCGACAACGGCGACCTGTGGCGCATCCGGAAGGTGCACGGCGACGGGTCGATCACCGTTCTCGGTGTCAATCACCGCGGCAGTGTCCGTCTAACGGCGGACTACACAGCCGCCAACGTCGAGCTCGGCTACGCGTCCACCGTGCATCGCAGCCAAGGCAGCACCGTCGACCGGTGTCGCCTGTTGATCAACGCCACCCTCGGGCGTGCCCTTGCCTACGTCGGGCTCACCCGCGGCGCGGAATCCAACCACATCTACCAGGCAATCGACGCCCTCGACCCAACCTGCGAGCAGCAGCCCGAAGACCCGATCACCGGACAACAAATGTTCGCGAAGGTCCTGGCTCGCGAGGACGACAATCTCACCGCCACCGAAACCATGCGACTCGAACAAGACCGCATCGACGACCCGGCGCGGCTGCGCGGCATCTACGACCACATCACCCAGCTACTCGCCGACGCACGCAGCCGTCGGCTGCTCGACCGGGCGCTGCCTGTCGTGCTCTATCGCGACGCCGAGACCTCCGACCGATTCCAAACCCTGCTCGACACGATCGCGCTCGCCGATCAGCATCGACTCGACAGCCGTGCCCTCGTCGCCGACATCACCACCAACAACGGCCAGGACCTCGGCGACAGCCTGGCCACCGCCCGCGATGTGGCAGCCGTGCTGTGTGCTCGCGCCGACGACTGGATCGCGCAGCACCTCACCCCCGCGACCGCAGCTGTGTCCACCTCGACGGACACGTTGACCGCGGACACCTCCGACGACCCGACGCTGTTTGCTGCCGCTGCGGCCATCAATCGCCGCGAAGTGCTGGCGCAATCCGGTCGGTTCAGGGCGCTGCGTGACGCTCCCGTGACCGGCTGCCCACCCGTACCCAGCCGTCATCCCGGCGTCGACACCGAACTCGCCGATCTGGCCGACGAACTCCGACGCCGCCTCACCGGCAGCCCCGGACCGGCTGCGACAGTGGGTACCCCCGACGCTCCCGATCCCGAGTCCGATCGGGACAACTTCACCCGGCGGATGCGCATCCAGCGTCTCAACCGGCTGCGCCGCGACCATGAGCACTACATCAAGCAGCTGTCCGACGAGCGCGGACGGTACCTGCTATACCGGGCCCTGCCTGTGGTGGTGTACCGGGAAGCCGCCTGCTCCCGGCATTTCGCCGCCTTGCTAGACGCGATCACTCGCGCAGAGGCCACCGGCCTGAACAGCAACACGTTGATCGGTTCGATCACCACCGACGACTTCACCGACTTCGGTACCGCCCTGTTGGGGACCCGCGACCCCGCCTCTCTGTTGGCTGACCGCGCTCAACGATGGGTCGCCCGCGAAACAGCAAACCGACGCACAGACGCAGCCATCGCGACCGGCGCGGTGAAACTTGAGACATTGGCGCTCACCGACGACGCGTCCACTACCACCGAACTTATCTCAGCAGTCGGAGCGGCAAACTGGCTCACCGAGCACGCCGCGCTCATCCCGTCTGGGACGCCACCCCCGACCCTGAGCCCTCCACCCCCCTCGTTCCCGGGCATCGACCAACGTCTCGTGGATTTCGCCGCCGAGCTTCGAAAGCGTATCGCTGACGAGGAACACAGGCTCCGCGATAGCGACCGCGCTGCGGTTCTCGCCCGACTCGGTGCTCCTACCGCCAGTCAGCCGGTCGCGGATCCTCCAGATCCCTACGTCGACAAGCCCTCGCCATCACCCGATATCGTCTGTACTCCGACGTTGACGCGTCGCGACGACGCGTCGACTGACCCAGGATCGGCGTCGGATGACGCCGCGCAGGACGTTCAGCGACGTCGGAGACTCCCACGGCGACAGCGATCGCTGCCGGTTCGACGTCGTCGTCGACGGTTGTAG
- a CDS encoding phosphopantetheine-binding protein: MNTENVSAESIADNLEARVRRIGQIDANEIEFNRSVHLFEMGYLDSMGAVRLIEFIEGTYCLKLSEEQLNDSTFRSINGMARIVANILSQRNVA; this comes from the coding sequence ATGAATACTGAAAACGTTAGTGCAGAGTCGATTGCCGACAATTTGGAAGCTCGTGTCCGCCGCATCGGACAAATCGATGCTAATGAAATCGAATTCAATCGCTCGGTGCACTTGTTCGAGATGGGATACCTCGATTCCATGGGTGCAGTGCGACTGATCGAATTCATCGAGGGCACGTATTGCCTGAAGCTTTCGGAAGAGCAATTGAATGACTCAACATTCAGGTCAATTAATGGCATGGCTAGAATTGTTGCAAATATACTATCCCAACGTAATGTGGCATAA